The following coding sequences lie in one Bacteroidota bacterium genomic window:
- a CDS encoding HNH endonuclease, with amino-acid sequence MRALILPESYDDLLLTPEWQRKREKILQRDGYRCLSCNSSRSLQVHHRQYIYDTAKARFKAPWDYDDLNLITLCDTCHSKGHELYEVPKFNI; translated from the coding sequence ATGAGAGCTTTAATTCTGCCAGAGTCATATGATGATTTGCTTCTTACCCCTGAATGGCAGAGGAAACGTGAAAAGATACTGCAGCGGGATGGGTACCGGTGCTTAAGCTGCAACAGCAGCCGGAGCCTGCAGGTTCACCACCGCCAATACATCTACGACACGGCCAAAGCCAGATTCAAAGCCCCCTGGGATTACGACGATTTGAACCTCATCACCTTGTGTGATACCTGCCACAGCAAAGGACATGAATTGTATGAAGTTCCAAAGTTTAACATTTAA
- the yidC gene encoding membrane protein insertase YidC codes for MNRDSLIGFILIAAILIGYSIWMTPSKEEMERRRQQLDSIAQVRKQQQAQLDSLRMLANEQDVAQQPDIASVAGSDSAAVIPLLLDRFGPFAAAAIGQDEDLVVGNGVFSLTFARKGGFIRQAELTKYKTWDGQPLLLFDPNTHRFDVSFFSRNRIINTANLYFEPLINGKAVEGNTGYEISDSATIAMRLYASDDSGNKLEDSYIEFRYGIRKDEYMLKFDIVTRGMNGLIAQNTSYINLDWKADILQQERTVDQFNGTTIYFKHYKDDVDYLSETKPDEKVIKTKVKWVSFKQRFFSTSLIADEAFDNALLKVNTLEKQPHPRYLRSAEAAMDVPYNPAVDEVIGMSMYIGPNSFSEMRAYKLDLERQIPLGWGFFLLAWINMYVVIPIFNWLGSYGWNYGIVILVLTLIIKIILFPIAYKTYLSSARMRVLKPEIDEISAKFPKQEDAMKKQQAIMELYKKAGVNPMAGCVPMLLQFPILIAMFRFFPASIELRQQAFLWAHDLSSYDSILDLPFNIPFYGSHVSLFTLLMTASTIAYTYLNNQMMGSQSNALPGMKTMMYIMPIMFLGLFNNYASGLSYYYLLANLITFGQMYIFRLAINEDKLHRQIQENKKKPVKKSAFQRRLEEAARQRGIK; via the coding sequence ATGAACAGAGATTCCCTCATCGGGTTTATACTCATTGCGGCCATCCTGATAGGCTATTCCATCTGGATGACCCCCTCGAAAGAAGAAATGGAGCGCCGCCGCCAGCAGCTTGACTCCATTGCACAGGTTAGAAAACAACAACAGGCGCAGCTCGACTCGCTCAGGATGCTGGCGAATGAACAGGATGTGGCACAACAACCTGATATTGCCTCAGTTGCTGGCTCTGATTCAGCTGCAGTGATTCCTTTACTCCTCGACAGGTTTGGTCCTTTTGCGGCTGCTGCCATAGGTCAGGATGAAGACCTGGTTGTGGGCAACGGAGTTTTTAGCCTCACCTTTGCGCGCAAGGGCGGCTTTATCCGTCAGGCCGAACTCACAAAATACAAAACCTGGGATGGTCAGCCGCTCCTGCTCTTCGATCCGAATACCCATCGCTTCGATGTTTCGTTTTTCTCGCGCAACAGGATCATCAATACCGCAAACCTTTACTTCGAACCATTGATCAACGGCAAAGCCGTTGAAGGTAATACCGGTTACGAAATTTCGGACAGCGCAACAATAGCAATGCGGCTTTATGCCAGCGACGATTCAGGCAATAAGCTGGAGGACAGTTATATCGAGTTTCGGTACGGCATCCGCAAGGATGAGTATATGCTCAAATTCGACATCGTGACCAGAGGGATGAACGGGCTGATTGCACAAAACACCTCGTATATCAATCTCGACTGGAAAGCCGACATTTTGCAGCAGGAGCGCACGGTGGACCAGTTCAATGGCACCACTATCTACTTCAAGCACTACAAAGATGATGTGGATTACCTGAGCGAGACCAAACCTGACGAAAAGGTCATCAAAACCAAGGTGAAGTGGGTGTCGTTTAAGCAGCGGTTTTTCAGCACGAGCCTGATTGCCGATGAAGCATTCGATAATGCCTTGCTGAAAGTTAACACTTTGGAAAAACAACCCCATCCCCGCTATCTGCGCAGCGCCGAAGCAGCCATGGATGTGCCTTACAATCCTGCCGTGGATGAGGTGATCGGCATGTCGATGTACATCGGACCGAACAGCTTCAGCGAGATGCGGGCCTACAAGCTCGACCTTGAGCGTCAGATCCCGCTGGGCTGGGGCTTTTTCCTGCTGGCCTGGATCAACATGTATGTGGTGATCCCGATCTTCAACTGGCTGGGAAGCTATGGCTGGAATTACGGCATCGTGATTTTGGTGCTTACCCTTATCATCAAAATCATCCTGTTCCCGATTGCATACAAGACCTATTTGTCATCGGCCCGCATGAGGGTGCTGAAGCCCGAGATCGACGAAATTTCTGCCAAATTTCCCAAGCAGGAAGATGCCATGAAAAAGCAACAGGCCATCATGGAACTTTATAAAAAAGCCGGGGTGAATCCCATGGCCGGATGTGTGCCCATGTTGCTGCAGTTTCCCATCCTGATTGCGATGTTCCGGTTCTTCCCGGCAAGCATCGAGTTGCGACAGCAGGCTTTCCTATGGGCACACGACCTTTCGAGCTACGACAGCATCCTCGACCTGCCGTTCAACATACCTTTTTATGGTTCGCATGTCAGCCTGTTTACCCTGCTGATGACTGCCAGCACCATTGCCTATACCTACCTGAATAACCAGATGATGGGATCGCAGAGCAATGCACTGCCCGGAATGAAGACCATGATGTACATTATGCCCATCATGTTCCTCGGACTGTTCAATAACTATGCTTCCGGACTGAGCTATTATTACCTGCTTGCCAACCTGATCACTTTCGGGCAGATGTACATTTTCCGTCTGGCCATCAACGAAGACAAGTTGCACCGGCAGATACAGGAGAACAAAAAGAAACCCGTTAAAAAATCTGCTTTTCAGCGCAGGCTCGAGGAGGCTGCCCGCCAGCGCGGGATTAAATAA
- a CDS encoding DUF4407 domain-containing protein: MTKLFNRISSFITGADYQRLRLESGWSLQKVSLLGMIVLLPTLIWGLSTYFLVHHVLGGSLKTGLFAALVASVVVFILERSIVMSETDSKRSERWIKTFRWILGFVVALLGAFAIDSVVFDHDIRLQLDRMKQHEAHEARLVAATAQSDALELLQQRTETARVEWMKALDVARREAEGTSGSGIKGVHSITRLKMQIAEQLEQDYLRALGEYTQAKSLTEKAMHEKEELALARFDNPGLLLRIEALHQLVFENRFALVAYLMFFLLMFIIEIMPVTLKFNLPESSYDYTSRLEDQMRRRNLNTMLMNNLPGESQFSGRIHTRNGMPAPKSQARFA, translated from the coding sequence ATGACAAAGCTTTTCAACAGAATTTCAAGTTTCATCACCGGTGCCGATTACCAGCGCCTGCGTCTGGAATCTGGCTGGAGCCTGCAAAAGGTTTCCCTGCTCGGGATGATTGTTCTGCTTCCTACCCTGATCTGGGGACTCAGCACCTACTTTCTGGTGCATCATGTACTTGGTGGTTCTTTGAAAACGGGTTTGTTCGCCGCTTTGGTTGCCTCGGTGGTGGTGTTCATCCTCGAGCGGTCGATTGTGATGTCGGAGACCGACAGCAAGAGGTCGGAGCGTTGGATCAAGACATTTCGCTGGATACTTGGGTTTGTTGTGGCGCTACTTGGAGCTTTTGCCATCGACAGCGTTGTATTTGATCACGATATCCGCCTTCAGCTCGACAGGATGAAGCAGCATGAAGCGCACGAAGCACGCCTTGTGGCTGCCACGGCGCAAAGCGATGCACTCGAACTTTTGCAACAGCGGACCGAAACTGCCCGTGTGGAATGGATGAAAGCGCTCGATGTTGCACGGCGCGAGGCTGAGGGTACCAGCGGCAGCGGAATCAAAGGGGTGCACAGCATCACCAGGCTAAAAATGCAGATTGCCGAACAACTTGAGCAGGATTACCTGCGTGCACTTGGTGAATATACCCAGGCTAAAAGTCTGACTGAAAAGGCAATGCATGAAAAAGAAGAACTTGCCCTGGCACGTTTTGACAATCCCGGATTGCTCCTGCGCATCGAGGCGCTTCACCAGCTCGTGTTCGAAAACAGGTTTGCCCTGGTTGCCTACCTTATGTTCTTCCTGCTGATGTTTATCATCGAAATCATGCCTGTCACGCTGAAGTTCAACCTGCCCGAATCGAGCTACGACTACACTTCCCGACTTGAAGACCAGATGCGCAGGCGTAACCTGAATACCATGCTGATGAACAACCTTCCCGGTGAAAGCCAGTTTTCTGGCCGGATCCATACCCGAAACGGCATGCCGGCCCCCAAAAGTCAGGCCCGTTTCGCTTAA
- a CDS encoding WYL domain-containing protein: protein MPQSKNASFRYRVIDEVLRNRRTGVDFHKLLEIVSEQMNEAFGRYRQISESTLRKDISLMKKEPPYGYGAPIKCRDGKYFYDDPDFSIHKKPLSQSDLNIIRKASELMRSVSGMPMGHLLENLLSRFESTEVHNSAGPLILSDYSSNVEGLDHIDKLLDALLNRYKIRFNYVPFKNTSFVGLIVDPWLLKEFNGRWFLIGKSSHREGVSVFALDRMTMLDVFKDKRAIDPDYTLLARYKDVIGLSFPDDGKREEIILRFDKERYKYVKSKPIHKSQKLIGDDATHCLISLQLVVNKELISLIHYFGPDVEVLAPAHLRATIARHINQLKERYDKQ from the coding sequence ATGCCCCAGTCAAAGAACGCTTCATTTCGTTACCGTGTGATTGATGAAGTGCTTCGCAACAGGCGAACAGGAGTAGATTTTCACAAGCTGCTCGAGATTGTCAGCGAGCAAATGAACGAAGCTTTTGGCAGATACAGACAAATCTCGGAAAGCACCCTGCGAAAGGATATCAGCCTGATGAAAAAGGAACCACCTTACGGATATGGCGCACCCATTAAGTGCCGGGACGGAAAATATTTTTACGATGATCCCGATTTTTCCATTCACAAAAAACCACTCAGCCAGAGCGACCTCAACATCATCCGTAAAGCCAGCGAGCTGATGCGAAGCGTTTCGGGCATGCCCATGGGCCACCTGCTCGAAAATCTGCTCTCCAGATTCGAAAGCACCGAAGTGCATAATTCAGCAGGCCCATTGATCCTGAGCGATTATTCCAGCAATGTCGAGGGATTGGACCATATCGACAAACTGCTCGATGCCCTACTCAACCGTTACAAAATCAGGTTCAACTATGTACCTTTTAAAAACACCTCTTTTGTAGGGCTCATTGTCGATCCCTGGTTATTAAAGGAGTTCAACGGACGGTGGTTTCTGATCGGCAAATCATCGCATCGCGAAGGGGTTAGCGTATTTGCCCTCGACCGCATGACGATGCTCGACGTATTTAAAGATAAAAGAGCCATTGACCCCGACTACACCTTGCTTGCCCGCTACAAAGATGTGATCGGATTGTCGTTTCCCGACGATGGCAAACGGGAAGAAATTATTCTCAGGTTCGACAAGGAAAGGTACAAATACGTTAAGAGCAAGCCTATACACAAAAGCCAGAAATTGATTGGCGACGATGCCACGCACTGCCTGATTTCGTTGCAACTTGTGGTGAACAAGGAGCTGATCTCTTTGATACATTATTTTGGTCCGGACGTGGAAGTGCTTGCCCCGGCGCATTTGCGTGCCACGATAGCCCGGCACATCAATCAACTCAAAGAACGTTACGACAAACAATAA
- a CDS encoding globin, with product MQLTYYERIGRDTLKAMVAHFYEGVRQDEVLRPMYEGDMEAAELRLFLFLVQYLGGPATYSERRGHPRLRMRHAPFPINEKARDHWLMRMKHAMDQVEMDAECRAFLWSYFVNTADFLRNRG from the coding sequence ATGCAACTGACCTACTACGAACGCATCGGACGCGACACACTCAAGGCCATGGTGGCACATTTTTATGAAGGTGTGCGCCAGGATGAGGTGCTACGTCCTATGTACGAAGGAGATATGGAAGCCGCTGAGTTGCGTTTATTTTTATTCCTGGTGCAATACCTGGGCGGACCAGCCACCTATTCCGAAAGGCGCGGACATCCCCGCCTGCGCATGCGCCATGCACCTTTTCCGATTAACGAAAAGGCGCGCGACCACTGGCTCATGCGCATGAAACATGCCATGGACCAGGTGGAGATGGATGCCGAATGCAGGGCTTTTTTGTGGAGTTACTTCGTCAATACGGCAGATTTTCTGCGGAACAGGGGTTGA